Proteins encoded within one genomic window of Haematobia irritans isolate KBUSLIRL chromosome 5, ASM5000362v1, whole genome shotgun sequence:
- the tous gene encoding testes of unusual size, whose translation MENDQTIETTNLNISTVGLRPKHIYGLRTDVVGNIHFNLQQEVIYPVEGVLAFHDFVENKQRFLRLPEETIPLIIQISPHRRLLAILEELKSKNSNGKNGGIKSIAIYDLQTLKKRRTLDLPNGSKTAAIKQILFTGDSKGLTILTQGPDEMLYMILLDKLGTVFEGRPCPPNVRCSADCIACNPQDTSLLAVGGNNLLLLQTKSDKGFNTTNNLKSNFVTTSMVFLAMDLLMVGTDSDELILLENGEYKLRQKASEAEAFDLLMDQEAFDREQEQRPATTTAKLNDTRVLCMTAFGRGFAFAIFNQVFVFERVSKFKFERKTILTIPITIYAEHLYQITNLAVDSKQETVIVTTLHSQIYVGVLIVPETLKAKQLKFQPMGALIHIGEVVDISLCSWKPIIMTASKDQTIRIWNYETEIVELVRKFQVDVNIVELSSTGLMAAIGFSDQLRITQIFMEELNIVKTYNFPRCKDVKYSNYGHLMAAAYDSTIAITSVYNLEILITLKGHNGTVLSVDWTKNDKYLISGGNEGAIYQWDVENGNRLQEIVQKGTEYVSVCSTFNDPLSIFGVTNTGFLREFQNSEIVREVNIPSSSKCRLTDVALARSDTIMFVANEVGDLVNIQLPFLDAGGGTCTSFRFFISSVNKLRFSYDGTLLMTVSKAGTLAIWVLENIEGKVAPMDQDLLKSQEVLIPRAILEEKNEQIVNLEIRLKQQAEEFQYQLSQNEIFDGQQMAEVHRTYCNALEDLKRTNNELEERHVMEMNQVTFQINDLKEEHKKQLDNLATQYSERMLIEYQKFTNLRENMLELRESYEGKLKKSAGTLQDTVEALESDYKKQLDERRELIRELMKEMQDKKTEFADYCKQVETDNERAMSETQEKYENKLLTEREATELWRGRAGVLQKKYESLNKDVDNLLEEVETLKDQHTKSQRNIAKLNRTIEDLQKDIADRDYAINTKEKRIQELLHKNQELDKYKQVLNHKIAELKAQIEPREFQINDKRKHILELENELAGLNQNNGQLELQLKELRDKYLSNVAELKIERHRARAGRECIQNLCSEIYHVAGLMNTPDKLKAAVRKLFQRHANDDELKRFISLDANVRDEFQRQRQQIEKVLKIYTKREEDKGQKRKYDKLFKENVILLEEIDKMREENKILRAQVKRQMSSKNVLRKPASSNVGGKSTTVRVDEVNEGNYSDNATDFDEAVRDEL comes from the exons ATGGAGAATGACCAAACGATAGAGACAACCAATTTAAATATCAGCACCGTTGGTTTACGACCCAAACACATTTATGGACTACGTACTGATGTTGTGGGCAACATACATTTCAATCTGCAACAGGAGGTCATTTATCCCGTCGAAGGTGTATTGGCCTTTCATGATTTTGTTGAGAATAAACAACGTTTCCTAAG ATTGCCTGAAGAAACAATACCTTTAATTATACAAATCAGTCCACATCGTAGACTTTTGGCTATTTTAGAAGAATTAAAGAG CAAAAATTCCAATGGCAAAAATGGAGGCATCAAATCCATCGCCATTTACGACTTACAAACTCTAAAGAAACGACGCACATTGGATCTACCAAATGGCTCAAAGACTGCTGCCATAAAACAAATTCTATTTACCGGAGACTCCAAAGGTCTGACGATACTAACCCAAGGCCCCGATGAAATGCTCTACATGATCCTATTGGATAAATTGGGAACTGTATTCGAAGGAAGACCATGTCCACCCAATGTTCGTTGTAGTGCCGATTGCATAGCTTGCAATCCTCAAGATACCAGTCTCTTGGCAGTTGGAGGCAATAATCTGCTGTTATTGCAAACAAAATCGGACAAGGGATTTAACACCACAAATAATCTAAAATCGAATTTCGTCACCACATCCATGGTGTTTTTAGCTATGGATCTCCTGATGGTTGGCACCGACTCAGATGAGCTGATACTTCTGGAAAATGGCGAATACAAACTAAGACAGAAGGCTAGCGAAGCTGAGGCATTTGATTTACTCATGGACCAAGAGGCTTTCGATCGCGAGCAAGAACAACGTCCTGCCACCACCACCGCCAAACTGAATGATACACGAGTCCTATGTATGACGGCATTTGGTCGAGGTTTTGCCTTTGCAATTTTCAATCAAGTGTTTGTCTTCGAACGAGTTTCGAAATTCAAATTCGAACGAAAGACCATACTCACAATTCCCATTACCATCTATGCTGAGCATTTGTATCAAATCACCAATTTGGCTGTGGATAGTAAGCAGGAGACTGTTATAGTTACCACATTGCATTCCCAGATATACGTAGGCGTGTTAATCGTCCCGGAGACATTAAAggccaaacaattgaaatttcagCCAATGGGAGCTCTAATACACATAGGGGAAGTGGTGGACATATCTCTATGTTCCTGGAAACCCATAATAATGACGGCAT CCAAGGATCAGACAATACGCATTTGGAATTACGAGACAGAGATAGTGGAGTTGGTACGTAAATTCCAAGTGGATGTCAACATAGTGGAATTGAGTTCTACAGGTCTAATGGCTGCCATAGGATTCTCAGATCAACTACGTATTACCCAAATCTTTATGGAGGAATTAAAT ATTGTAAAGACCTATAATTTTCCTCGTTGCAAAGATGTTAAATACTCCAATTATGGCCACTTAATGGCTGCCGCCTATGACAGCACTATTGCCATAACTTCAGTCtataatctggaaattttgattactcTCAAAGGCCACAATGGTACCGTACTCTCTGTGGACTGGACAAAGAATGATAAATATCTGATATCAGGTGGTAATGAGGGAGCCATTTATCAATGGGATGTTGAGAACGGTAATCGTCTACAGGAAATCGTTCAGAAAGGCACAGAATATGTCTCAGTTTGCTCTACTTTCAATGATCCCCTATCCATTTTTGGAGTGACCAATACGGGGTTTCTTCGAGAGTTTCAAAATTCTGAAATTGTCCGTGAAGTTAACATTCCTTCCTCCAGCAAATGTAGGCTCACCGATGTGGCTTTGGCACGATCGGACACCATTATGTTTGTTGCAAATGAAGTTGGTGACTTGGTTAACATACAACTGCCTTTTTTGGATGCTGGAGGTGGAACATGTACAAGTTTTCGTTTCTTCATTTCATCGGTAAACAAATTGAGATTTTCCTACGATGGCACTCTGTTGATGACTGTCTCGAAAGCTGGAACCTTGGCTATATGGGTTCTGGAGAATATCGAAGGAAAGGTGGCTCCCATGGACCAGGATCTTTTAAAATCCCAAGAAGTCCTCATACCCCGAGCCatattggaggagaaaaatgagCAAATAGTCAATCTGGAAATTCGATTAAAGCAACAGGCTGAGGAATTTCAATATCAACTGTCACAAAATGAAATATTCGATGGCCAGCAAATGGCTGAAGTTCATCGCACGTACTGTAATGCTCTAGAAGATCTGAAACGAACCAATAACGAGCTGGAGGAACGCCATGTTATGGAAATGAATCAAGTCACCTTTCAGATAAACGACTTGAAGGAGGAGCACAAGAAGCAATTGGACAATCTAGCCACCCAATACTCTGAACGAATGTTAATCGAATACCAGAAATTTACCAACCTCCGCGAGAATATGCTAGAGTTGCGGGAGAGCTATGAGGGGAAGCTTAAAAAATCTGCTGGGACTCTACAGGACACCGTCGAAGCTCTCGAGAGCGATTACAAAAAACAATTGGATGAACGCCGAGAATTGATACGAGAGCTGATGAAAGAAATGCAAGATAAAAAGACAGAGTTCGCGGACTACTGCAAGCAAGTCGAGACTGATAATGAGCGAGCTATGAGTGAAACCCAAGAGAAATACGAAAATAAGCTACTCACCGAGAGAGAAGCCACCGAATTATGGCGTGGCCGGGCCGGGGTGTTGCAGAAAAAGTATGAAAGTCTCAATAAGGATGTGGATAATTTACTTGAAGAAGTGGAAACTTTAAAGGATCAGCATACAAAATCCCAACGCAACATAGCCAAATTGAATCGCACTATTGAAGATTTGCAAAAGGATATAGCGGATCGTGACTACGCAATTAACACCAAGGAGAAGCGTATCCAAGAGCTGTTACACAAAAACCAGGAGCTGGATAAATACAAACAAGTGTTAAACCACAAAATCGCCGAACTGAAAGCCCAAATAGAGCCACGGGAATTTCAGATTAATGATAAGCGTAAACACATCTTGGAATTGGAAAACGAATTGGCCGGGCTTAATCAAAACAACGGCCAATTGGAATTGCAATTGAAGGAGTTGCGAGACAAATATCTCAGTAATGTGGCCGAATTAAAAATAGAACGCCACAGGGCTCGTGCTGGCCGTGAATGTATACAGAATTTGTGTAGTGAAATTTATCACGTTGCTGGATTGATGAATACCCCGGATAAGCTTAAGGCTGCAGTCCGTAAGCTCTTTCAGCGTCACGCCAATGATGATGAGCTGAAACGCTTTATATCTTTGGATGCCAATGTCCGTGATGAGTTTCAACGGCAACGTCAACAAATTGAGAAGGTTCTGAAAATCTACACTAAACGAGAGGAGGATAAAGGTCAAAAGAGAAAATATGATAAACTATTCAAAGAGAACGTTATACTCTTGGAGGAAATTGATAAAATGCGCGAAGAGAATAAAATTCTTCGAGCACAGGTTAAGCGACAAATGAGTTCAAAAAATGTCCTAAGGAAACCAGCTTCTTCCAATGTTGGTGGTAAATCGACTACAGTGCGTGTTGATGAGGTAAATGAGGGTAACTACAGTGACAATGCGACTGATTTCGATGAAGCGGTGCGTGATGAATTGTAA
- the LOC142238300 gene encoding glucose-fructose oxidoreductase domain-containing protein 1: protein MLPGVGVFGTGAITKVLVPILREKGFEIKAVWGRTLKESEEVATELNISFYTNKIDDVLLRKDVDLVFIVCQPYLHAEISVKALGIGKHVVCDKPMGLNQSDAMKMVRASQYYPTLISLVNHSLRFLPGFTHMKRCLNEGLIGPINEISLVDIRVQLGSLFPDKFDWMCDAAMGGGALNLVGSHVIDLVSFLLQQHAVRVHGVVKAYTKTTNNVNGIRQISAPDFCNFQMELANGTLITTSIHSHTVPAKTFSQEVLICGSQGHLVVRGGDLFIFKNKSDAPQTVKEEAVYVDVQDLHIATSDTLLPRLYIKGLCKMIGALKESFAVKESSWVKEPVQAAATFEDGLYVQAVLEAVRKSSETKSWQRVQITSDTPSNHDQIMRFARMSTM from the coding sequence ATGTTGCCCGGAGTTGGAGTGTTTGGAACGGGGGCAATTACAAAAGTTCTCGTCCCGATACTACGTGAAAAGGGATTCGAAATCAAAGCCGTTTGGGGCCGCACCTTAAAGGAAAGTGAAGAAGTCGCAACGGAATTGAATATTTCGTTTTACACCAATAAAATTGATGATGTACTTCTTCGTAAAGATgtcgatttagtttttatagtctGTCAACCTTATTTGCATGCTGAGATTTCCGTCAAAGCTTTGGGTATCGGAAAACATGTCGTCTGCGACAAACCCATGGGACTGAATCAGTCCGATGCTATGAAAATGGTTCGTGCCTCCCAATACTATCCCACCCTCATATCATTGGTTAACCATTCATTACGATTCCTACCCGGGTTCACACACATGAAACGGTGTTTAAATGAAGGACTAATAGGACCAATCAATGAAATTTCTTTAGTGGATATCCGAGTTCAATTGGGAAGCCTATTCCCGGACAAATTCGATTGGATGTGCGATGCTGCCATGGGCGGGGGAGCTTTGAATTTAGTTGGTAGTCATGTCATTGATTTGGTCAGCTTCCTATTACAACAACATGCCGTTCGAGTGCATGGCGTTGTGAAAGCCTATACAAAAACCACCAACAATGTAAATGGTATACGCCAAATATCTGCCCCAGACTTTTGCAATTTTCAAATGGAACTGGCCAATGGTACTCTCATAACAACATCCATTCACAGCCACACCGTACCGGCGAAGACATTTTCACAAGAAGTTCTCAtttgtggttcccaaggacatctGGTGGTGAGAGGTGGCGATTTATTCATATTCAAAAACAAATCCGATGCTCCACAGACTGTGAAAGAAGAAGCAGTTTATGTGGATGTCCAGGATTTACATATTGCAACTTCAGATACATTACTGCCACGCCTTTACATCAAGGGTTTATGTAAAATGATTGGGGCACTCAAAGAGTCCTTTGCTGTCAAAGAATCTTCATGGGTTAAAGAGCCAGTGCAGGCAGCAGCTACATTTGAAGATGGCCTTTATGTTCAGGCTGTTTTGGAGGCTGTGCGTAAGTCCAGTGAGACTAAATCGTGGCAGAGAGTACAGATAACATCCGATACGCCTTCAAACCATGATcagattatgcgatttgctcgaATGTCCACTATGTAA
- the Vps20 gene encoding vacuolar protein sorting 20 gives MGSLFTKSKKPSRVTEQDKAVLQLKQQRDRLKQYQKRIELSLESDRQLAKKCLAQGRKERAKLLLRKKKYQESMLINTDKQLENLEKMAADIEFAQVEVQVIEGLKQGNVALKKMHDILNIDEIEKIMDETREGIEKQQEIDSILTDVLTSQDEDDVLAELDALAAEEDSKVAVSLPEVPSDNLPEVEEMVSDDNEENAKVGKVKEKPSKILVEA, from the exons ATGGGTAGTCTTTTTACGAAAAGTAAAAAACCAAGTCGTGTTACAGAGCAAGATAAAGCTGTTTTG CAATTGAAACAACAAAGAGATCGTCTAAAACAATACCAAAAACGTATCGAATTATCTTTGGAAAGTGATAGACAGTTGGCCAAGAAATGCTTGGCCCAGGGAAGAAAGGA ACGAGCAAAGCTTTTGCTTCGCAAGAAAAAATACCAGGAATCGATGCTAATCAATACAGACAAACAACTggagaatttggaaaaaatggctGCTGACATTGAATTTGCTCAAGTGGAAGTCCAAGTAATAGAAGGTCTCAAACAAGGCAATGTAGCTCTCAAGAAAATGCATGATATTTTGAATATTGATGAAATTGAAAAGATCATGGACGAAACTCGCGAGGGTATCGAGAAACAACAAGAAATTGATTCTATTCTCACAGATGTTTTGACATCACAGGATGAAGATGATGTCTTGGCAGAACTTGATGCTCTAGCTGCTGAAGAAGACTCTAAAGTTGCCGTATCACTGCCTGAAGTACCAAGTGATAACTTACCCGAAGTGGAGGAAATGGTCAGCGACGATAATGAAGAAAATGCCAAGGTTGGCAAAGTTAAAGAAAAACCGAGTAAGATACTCGTAGAGGCCTAG